A region of Haliotis asinina isolate JCU_RB_2024 chromosome 9, JCU_Hal_asi_v2, whole genome shotgun sequence DNA encodes the following proteins:
- the LOC137296214 gene encoding uncharacterized protein has protein sequence MRLLLVFLLLGLILLPDAEGWFIRRRWFGRVKRIGRRIYRIYRKYKNIQRGHYIYGRDANDLDINKDGIIDQSEAKKVFDARAVKDFLPLIDEDGNSEVSVDEFTRTMRGLLTIDADPDLRRAAEEDEDVDDFYSNE, from the exons ATGCGTCTGCTGCTGGTGTTTCTGCTCCTGGGACTCATCCTGCTGCCGGACGCCGAGGGTTGGTTTATTCGACGGCGGTGGTTTGGACGGGTAAAGAGAATTGGCAGGAGGATATAcagaatatacagaaaatacaagaACATTCAAAGAG GTCACTACATATACGGACGTGATGCCAACGACCTTGACATCAATAAGGATGGCataattgaccaatcagaggcCAAGAAAGTTTTTGATGCGCGCGCAGTGAAGGACTTTCTTCCTCTTATTGATGAAGACG GCAATTCTGAAGTGAGCGTCGATGAGTTCACCAGGACCATGCGAGGCCTGCTGACTATTGATGCAG ATCCGGATCTGAGACGTGCTGCTGAAGAGGACGAAGACGTTGACGACTTCTACTCCAACGAATAG